The sequence GGTCCACTGTCTGGGCTACCCGTACATTGCGTTTAGTCGGCAGTGTCAAGTGTACCCGTACAACTCGGTCCGTCCCAGTCTACTGGCTCCGCTCAGCACCACAGCTGTCCTCTACCGTATTGCACAATCACAGGTGAGTCGTGTGTACAGGATGGATAGCTAGAATGTTTTATCCTTTCATATGTGGCTTCGACAGTACCTAAGGTGTTTTAAGTAACTCATTGTGTTTAGAACTTGTCAACCAATTTCTAAGTAAAAAGTGGATTTTTTGGCCCGTTGCCTGTGACAAGTCATTAGAACTATACACTGCCATTTACATTACATGTAGAAATGGACTAAGGCAGCCTGGTATGttacaatacatgtatgcatgcatgtatgtgaacATGCCCaatcatacatttaagtacctGAGTACCTCGATCTGCTAATGATTCTTACCAAATTACTGGCgcatactacatgtaagtaagtGACAGGGTACTTGTTATACAGGGTGTCCATGCTCTGTGGAGAGGCTGGAGGAGCAGTATTCAACTTGTCCTGGTGAAGCCACTGATTGAGGCTATCCTCGTCCACATTGCAGCCAGTAAAAATGTCTTTAAGGCCATCCTACTATCACCCATCTGGTTAGTATTTGTGTTATTTATTGAGTCCTAAGACCAAGTCAAATCTTTGTAGTGCCCTTGGTATTAACATGTGACTATGCATGTGACTATGCATGTGTACTCTAATACAAATCGGTCCTCCCCACCCTCCCAGGTTTATTGGATTCTTAGTGTTTCCGTTCAGGATTTACTTTACAGCCACAACCCAGGCAGACTCAAGTCAAGAGTATGTTGGCTTGTAAAATAGTACATTGTGTGGCTCAGTATTGATGGTTTTCATTCCTCCGCAGGGTAATCTCTGCGAAGTCGTTACCTAAACAAGCTGTTGCTTACATCTTTGTGAAGGGGTGAgtgagtacagtacatgttatAGTTGTACACACctacagatacatgtacattgattGTGTGTCCCCCGTGTGCGTGCAGGTTGCTCCAGGCCTCTCTCCTCCCACTGGTGTCCTATGTCGTGTCTGAGATGGTTCGAGTAAGTGCAGAGTAGCTTTCTACATGAAATGCATTAACAGGGCCGCAGTACAACTGCTTATtaatgaatctgccagatcctgGGGGGGTTATCCCCATTACCTCCCCCCTCAATTCAACTCTgacatacgtacatatacgTATGGTTCGACAACGTATACCAATGTattgtaattatgtattaatTTGACAGTAAGTGGTGTAAATTAAagctatgtacacatgtagctgTGCAGAGGTTTCTTTACTAAATCTTCACCCACACTCGTACAGAACACAGCTGGAGGAGTGCTCCATACCCAGTCTCAGTTCATGCTTGAACGCCCATTCCACACCATGGATCAATATCGTCGTATCCCCTACCTTCACCTCCTCCCACCCTCACTCCTCCACGAGGTCACAACAGACGCCCTCACACATCTCACAGCCTCACTCATCACAAGACACCAACGACCAGCCAACGATGCCATCACAGTCGCTATGAATTACCTATGGAACTCTTACGTATCCTCGTTTGTGACTGAAACGTTTCTGTATCCCCTGGAAACGATCCTTGTTCGATTGTACTGTCAAGGCATGCCAGGATTGGTCGATAATGTACAGACTGGTTCAGACGTCATGTTTATATCGACCTACTACAGTGGTGTATTAGATTGTATACGAGAAGTTTGGAATGCAGAAGGCCTGTGGGGGTTCTACAAGGGGTTCTCGTCTCTGTTGCTACGATACGCAGTCCACGGCGCTCTATTGGTGCTGCTTTGGAGGGTGGTGGTCTTTGCTATGAACAGATCTAAGAACACTAATCGTAAATGATTTTGTGTAATGTACCGATTCTGTATTTATGTACCTGTGCTGTTAAAATTTGTTCGATCAGTCAATTAAATCTTAGATTATTTATTGTACTGTGCTTATTGTCAAATCGTTATGCATGCCTTTCGGCTACATGTTTTGCACAAAAGTTTATTTGTATATAGCCATGATGTTTGTCTTAATCATGcatactagatctataattatgcctcggtgcgcatgcgcaagcgaggtatacggtagtgtgtttgtgtgtgtgtctgtgtgtatgtgtgtgtgtagactgctacagctgcacaaggatcaatgaagtgcaagtaagagtttctataggcttctagtcatgttttcttggattttaattcgtggatttgcaaaataaagcttcgttctcgagttatgcctagttttgcttacttggaatgccattgcagccttttcagaagagtccgtagcaaaacttgttcaccgagtgttactactctacttagtaattagctctgca comes from Halichondria panicea chromosome 7, odHalPani1.1, whole genome shotgun sequence and encodes:
- the LOC135338702 gene encoding mitochondrial outer membrane protein SLC25A46-like, translated to MSSFGYGDYRDRDITGLKGTGVDAIQFPPPFPPLSAPHTVTTSTPHSVTTYTPSQGSQPAGPPPEATPTTSPMENIFGSMDRFGRFVMTVSRVGVVHCLGYPYIAFSRQCQVYPYNSVRPSLLAPLSTTAVLYRIAQSQGVHALWRGWRSSIQLVLVKPLIEAILVHIAASKNVFKAILLSPIWFIGFLVFPFRIYFTATTQADSSQEVISAKSLPKQAVAYIFVKGLLQASLLPLVSYVVSEMVRNTAGGVLHTQSQFMLERPFHTMDQYRRIPYLHLLPPSLLHEVTTDALTHLTASLITRHQRPANDAITVAMNYLWNSYVSSFVTETFLYPLETILVRLYCQGMPGLVDNVQTGSDVMFISTYYSGVLDCIREVWNAEGLWGFYKGFSSLLLRYAVHGALLVLLWRVVVFAMNRSKNTNRK